A genomic region of Mycobacteriales bacterium contains the following coding sequences:
- a CDS encoding (Fe-S)-binding protein: protein MRIALLVTCLVDTLYPDVGRATVTLLERLGHEVVFPDRQTCCGQMHVNSGYQRDALPLVRHHVEVFEPYDVVVAPSGSCVGSVRHQHAMVARRAGDDRLAARAEAVAGRIYELSELLVDVLGVEDVGAAYPHRVTYHPTCHSLRLLRVGDKLLRLLRHVRGLDLVELPEADQCCGFGGTFALKNADTSTAMLADKMRHVLSTGAEACTAGDSSCLMHIGGGLARLRSGTRTVHLAEILAATEQPA from the coding sequence GTGAGGATCGCGCTGTTGGTCACCTGCCTGGTCGACACGCTCTACCCCGACGTCGGACGGGCCACCGTCACGCTGCTCGAGCGGCTCGGTCACGAGGTGGTCTTTCCCGACCGGCAGACCTGCTGCGGGCAGATGCACGTCAACAGCGGTTACCAGCGCGACGCGCTGCCCCTGGTGCGTCACCACGTGGAGGTCTTCGAGCCGTACGACGTGGTGGTCGCGCCGTCCGGGTCCTGTGTCGGCAGCGTCCGTCACCAGCACGCCATGGTGGCCCGCAGGGCAGGTGACGACCGGCTGGCCGCGCGGGCGGAAGCGGTGGCCGGGCGGATCTACGAGCTGTCCGAGCTGCTGGTCGACGTGCTCGGTGTCGAGGACGTCGGGGCGGCCTACCCGCACCGCGTCACCTACCACCCGACCTGCCACTCGCTGCGGCTGCTGCGCGTCGGCGACAAGCTCCTGCGGCTGCTGCGTCACGTGCGCGGCCTGGACCTGGTCGAGCTGCCGGAGGCCGACCAGTGCTGCGGCTTCGGCGGTACCTTCGCCCTCAAGAACGCCGACACCTCCACCGCCATGCTGGCCGACAAGATGCGGCACGTGCTGTCCACCGGTGCCGAGGCCTGCACGGCCGGGGACTCGTCCTGCCTCATGCACATCGGCGGGGGGCTCGCCCGGCTGCGGTCCGGCACGCGCACCGTCCACCTGGCCGAGATCCTGGCCGCGACCGAGCAGCCCGCATGA
- a CDS encoding ComEA family DNA-binding protein → MLLRSRPDGSAAAARVAALLPETDRGWLPPDEGDDVVPDPAGDLRDTDPAGDLRELDPAGDLPDEQLDGGERSWAARPPGAHLLDGPRWRLDPGRRGTVALLLVALLAASGAGAVVLRGRPQEVVVPVVEAAGVPLPGTSVEPSAHPDGEVVVAVAGKVRSPGLVRLPVGSRVDDAVRAAGGVVPGSDAGLLNLARRLVDGEQVLVGVEPPPGAAPPGGGGAAAGALLDLNAASASDLDALPGIGPVLAQRIVDWRTQNGRYASVDQLREVTGIGEAKYEDLRAKVTV, encoded by the coding sequence GTGCTGCTGCGCTCTCGCCCCGACGGCTCGGCCGCTGCCGCCCGGGTGGCAGCGCTGCTGCCCGAGACCGATCGGGGTTGGCTGCCTCCGGACGAGGGGGACGACGTCGTTCCGGACCCGGCCGGGGACCTGCGTGACACGGACCCGGCCGGGGACCTGCGCGAGCTGGACCCGGCCGGCGACCTGCCCGACGAGCAGCTCGACGGCGGCGAGCGGTCCTGGGCGGCCCGTCCTCCCGGGGCCCACCTGCTCGACGGCCCTCGCTGGCGGCTGGACCCGGGCCGCCGCGGGACCGTGGCGCTGCTGCTCGTGGCGCTGCTGGCGGCGTCGGGGGCGGGAGCGGTGGTGCTGCGCGGGCGGCCGCAGGAGGTGGTCGTGCCGGTGGTCGAGGCGGCCGGCGTGCCGCTGCCGGGCACCTCGGTCGAGCCGTCGGCCCACCCGGATGGCGAGGTGGTGGTCGCGGTGGCGGGCAAGGTCCGCTCGCCGGGGCTGGTGCGGCTGCCGGTCGGTAGTCGCGTCGACGACGCGGTACGGGCGGCGGGTGGCGTCGTGCCCGGTTCCGACGCCGGGCTGCTGAACCTCGCCCGCAGGTTGGTCGACGGTGAGCAGGTGCTGGTCGGCGTCGAGCCGCCCCCGGGTGCCGCGCCTCCTGGTGGGGGCGGTGCCGCCGCCGGGGCCCTGCTCGACCTCAACGCGGCGAGCGCCTCCGATCTCGACGCGCTGCCCGGCATCGGCCCGGTGCTGGCCCAGCGCATCGTCGACTGGCGCACCCAGAACGGCCGCTACGCCAGCGTCGACCAGCTGCGTGAGGTGACCGGCATCGGCGAGGCGAAGTACGAGGACCTGCGCGCGAAGGTCACCGTCTGA
- a CDS encoding glycerol-3-phosphate acyltransferase, whose protein sequence is MSGTEVLALLVGYAVGAVSPATLLASRRGVDLRSVGSGNPGATNAGRALGRRTGMVVALLDVAKGALPAAGFGAIDHRAGLIAGLAAVLGHVTSPFLRGRGGRGVATAAGAILGSHPLWAPVVLLVWVVVLAASRWMTLASVCAALAVLLVAVVVRVDVLWAAGLAAIILVRHQPNVRRRLESRRVPRVEP, encoded by the coding sequence ATGAGCGGCACCGAGGTCCTGGCGCTGCTCGTCGGCTACGCCGTCGGGGCGGTGTCCCCTGCCACCCTGCTCGCCAGCCGGCGCGGCGTCGACCTGCGTAGCGTCGGCTCCGGCAACCCGGGCGCCACCAACGCCGGCCGTGCCCTGGGACGGCGTACGGGGATGGTCGTCGCGCTGCTCGACGTGGCCAAGGGTGCGTTGCCCGCGGCGGGATTCGGGGCGATCGACCACCGGGCGGGACTGATCGCGGGTCTGGCGGCGGTGCTGGGTCACGTGACCTCGCCGTTCCTGCGCGGGCGCGGCGGCAGAGGCGTGGCGACGGCGGCCGGCGCGATCCTCGGCTCGCATCCACTCTGGGCGCCGGTCGTGCTGCTGGTCTGGGTGGTCGTGCTGGCCGCCTCCCGCTGGATGACTCTGGCGTCGGTGTGCGCCGCCTTGGCCGTTCTGCTGGTGGCGGTGGTCGTCCGGGTGGACGTGCTGTGGGCTGCGGGGCTGGCCGCCATCATCCTGGTCCGCCACCAGCCGAACGTCCGTCGCCGGCTCGAGTCGCGCCGGGTGCCCCGGGTCGAGCCCTGA
- a CDS encoding DegV family protein, producing the protein MSTVAVVTDSTAYLPEGVAEEYDVGVVPLHVVLGSRTGTEGDQVSPGDVASALAERRLQVSTSRPTPGEFATAYRAAGSACVVSVHLSAELSGTCDAAAVAAAEVAPEGIEVRVVDSLSIAMGLGFSVLAAARAAQGGAGVDEVEASARRTAGRTDTLFYVDTLEHLRRGGRIGAAAALLGTALSVKPLLHVSGGRIAPLEKVRTASKALARLEELAVGRAGPGPVDLAVHHLAAADKAAALADRLRARIPQVGELHVSQVGAVVGAHVGPGLLGVVVARR; encoded by the coding sequence ATGAGCACGGTCGCGGTGGTCACCGACAGCACGGCCTACCTGCCGGAGGGCGTGGCCGAGGAGTACGACGTCGGGGTGGTGCCGCTGCACGTCGTGCTCGGCAGCCGTACCGGTACGGAGGGGGATCAGGTCTCGCCCGGCGACGTCGCCTCGGCGCTGGCCGAGCGGCGGCTGCAGGTGTCGACGTCACGGCCGACGCCGGGCGAGTTCGCGACGGCCTACCGTGCCGCCGGCTCCGCCTGTGTGGTGTCGGTGCACCTGTCCGCCGAGCTGTCGGGGACCTGTGACGCGGCGGCGGTGGCCGCGGCCGAGGTGGCGCCGGAGGGGATCGAGGTACGGGTCGTCGACAGCCTGTCCATCGCGATGGGGCTGGGCTTCTCGGTGCTGGCCGCCGCTCGCGCGGCCCAGGGGGGCGCCGGTGTCGACGAGGTCGAGGCGAGCGCGCGCAGGACCGCCGGCAGGACCGACACGCTGTTCTACGTGGACACTCTCGAGCACCTGCGGCGGGGCGGCCGGATCGGTGCGGCGGCGGCGCTGCTGGGGACCGCGCTGTCGGTGAAGCCGCTGCTGCATGTCAGTGGCGGCCGGATCGCGCCGCTGGAGAAGGTGCGTACGGCGTCGAAGGCGCTGGCGCGGCTCGAGGAGCTCGCGGTCGGACGAGCCGGTCCTGGACCGGTCGACCTGGCGGTGCACCACCTGGCTGCGGCCGACAAGGCGGCAGCACTGGCCGATCGCCTGCGTGCGCGGATCCCGCAGGTCGGCGAGCTCCACGTCTCGCAGGTCGGCGCTGTCGTCGGGGCGCATGTCGGGCCGGGTCTGCTCGGAGTGGTCGTCGCGCGCCGATGA